A window of Verrucomicrobiia bacterium genomic DNA:
CTGGACTGACGCCGGCTGCTACGGCAGCCGCTTTTATCAGACCCCCCACCTGGACCGGCTGGCGCGTGAGGGGATGCGCTTCACCCAAGCGTATGCCGCCTGCACCGTTTGCTCCCCCACCCGGGCCGCCATTCTCACCGGCAAATACCCCGCACGCCTGCACCTCACCGACTGGATTGCCGGCCATGCGCGGCCCTATGCCCGGCTCAAGCCTCCTGCATGGACAAAATATCTGCCGGCGGAGGAGCTCACCCTGGCCGAGGCCCTCAAACCCCTGGGCTACGCCACCGCCAGCATCGGCAAATGGCACCTGGGCGGCACCAACTCCTACCCGGAGAAACATGGTTTCGACTTCAACCTCGGCGGCACTGACCGCGGCCAGCCGCCCAGTTATTTTGCCCCCTACAAAATCGCCACCCTGCCGGACGGCCCGGCGGGCGAATATCTCACCGACCGGGAAGCTGCCGAGGCCTGCCGCTTCATTGAGCAAAACCGCGCGCGCCCCTTTTTTCTCTACCTGCCGCATCACGCGGTGCATACGCCCCTCCAGGCCAAAAGGGAAGTGCAGGAGCAATATCTGGCGCGAATCCAGCCCGGCTCCCGCCAGACCAACGCCGCCTATGCCGCCATGGTGCAAAGCGTGGATGACAGCGTGGGCCGGATTCTGGACAAACTGGCCGAATTGAAACTCGCAGAACGCACCCTTATCTTCCTGACCTCGGACAATGGCGGCCTGGTGCCCGTGACCGATAATTCACCGCTCCGCGCCGGCAAAGGCTCGGCCTACGAAGGCGGCGTGCGCGTCATCGCCATCGTCAAATGGCCCGGCGTGACGCCGCCCGGCAGCGTTAACGACACCCCCATCATCAGCATGGATTTTTATCCCACCCTCCTGGAAATCGCTGGCGTGCCGCTGCGTCCCGGCCAGCGGATGGATGGCGAAAGTCTCGTCCCCTTGTTGCGCGGCACCGGCAGGCTCCAGCGCACCGCCCTGTTCTGGCATTATCCTCATTATCATCCGGGCGGCGCCACCCCCTACGGCGCCATTCGCGAGGGCGATTTCCGGCTGGTGGAATTTTTCGAGGACCATCGCCTCGAGCTGTACGATTTGAAAAACGATATCGGCGAAACGCAGAATCTCGCCGCGGCCCGCCCGGAGCTGGCGGCGCGCCTGCGGGCCCGGCTTGCCGCCTGGCGCCAGGAAGTGGGCGCGCAAATGCCGCTCCCCAATCCCGATTACGCGCCGGACAAGGATCGTTTTGGGGCCGCCCCGCCCGCGGAGCGCCGCGGCGGCGGATAAGCTGTCCGCCTACCAGCGGGTAAACTTGCGCCGGTAGGCCAGCGGCGTCATCCCCTTTTCCGCCCGGAAATAGCGGGCAAAGTGCTCCTGGCCCTGAAACCCCATCGCCTCCGCAATGTGGCTGATGGGCTGGTTGGTTTCCTCGAGCATCCGGCAAATCCGCTCCACGCGCACGCGGGCAATTTCCCGCCGGATCGAGCGATCCAGCAGGGCGCGAAACTGTTTCTCCAACGCCCGCCGCGACATGCCGGCAGCCCGGGCCACCTCGGCCACGGACAACGGCACATGGGCATGGGTGCGGATGAACCGCAGCGCCGCCGCCAGCCGGGCATCCTGCACCGCCAAAATGTCGGTGGACTGGCGGGTGATGACCCCCACCGCCTGCGCCACAATGCGGAGGGTGGGCGGCCGCTGGCCGCGCATAAGCCGGTCCAGGAGCTGGGCGCTCTCGTACCCGGCACGCTCAAAGTTCACTGCCACCGAGGACATGGGCGGCGCGCTGAGCTCGCACACCAGCTCATCGTTGTCCACGCCCACCACCGCCACCTCATCCGGCAGGCGCAGGCCGGCGAGTTTGGCGGCTTCGATGACCTGCTGGCCGTGATCATCATTGCAGGCCATCACCCCCACCGGGTGCGGCAGTTTTACCAGCCATTGGGCCAGCCCGCGCCGCTCCTCCTCGCTGGAAGTATCCGGCGGCGTCTGATAGATTTCCGGGGCCAACCCCGCCGCCGCCACGCGCCGGGCAAAACTGGCGGCGCGTTCCTGGCTCCAGGGCACCCCCGCCAGCCCGTAATAGGCCAGATGTTTCAGGCCGCAATTCAACAGGTGTTCAGCGCCCAGCCGCCCGATGGTTTCGGTGTCGGACACCACGTTCACCACCCCGGGCACTTCCTGGCGGCTGTGGCCCACCACCACCAGCGGCACGCGGTATTCCAGCGCCTCCTCCACCCGGTCCACATCCCGCATGATGATGCCGTCGGCCTGAAACGTGCGCAGATGCGGCCAGGCCTTCTCCAGCCCGCCCGTTTCCCAGTGACACAGCCAGCGCCCATGATGCCGCGCAAAGCTGGCAATCCCCCGCAACAGGCTGCGGCCGGCGGCGCGGGAGGATTCAATCAGCAGCAAAACCCGGTAGAAACGGTGCATGGCATCACGGCTCCGGCGCGGCGCCGGCCTCCGGCGGCGGCGGAGAAACCGGGGCGGCGGCCGCCGGCGCCGCCAGCGGGAGGCGGGCCACAATGGTGGTGCCCCGCCCGCGCCGGCTGACCACGGTGAACCGGCCGCCCAGCGCGGCGGCTCGCTCGCGCATGCTCAGCAGGCCCAGCCCCTCGCTGCGCTGCCGGGCCTTCGGCGGCAGGCCGGTCCCATTATCGCGCACGCGCAAGATCACCTGCTCGTTCGTCCGGGCCAGGTTGACCCGCACCCGCGTGGCCTGCGCGTGGCGGATGATGTTGGTCAGCGCCTCCTGCAAAATGCGAAACAACGCCGTGGCCATGCGGGAATCCAACTGGTCCAATCCTTCGTCGCAATGCACCTGGCACGGGATGCCGGTGCGCCGCTCAAACTCCTGCGCCTGCCATTCAATGGCGGCCGGCAAACCCAGATCATCCAGCACCCCCGGCCGCAGCTCGCTGGAAATGCGGCGCACCGATTGAATGGTCTGGTCCACGACCTTCATCATGTCCGCCAGCCGCGCCTCCAGGGCGGCGGGCTCCCGTTGCAAATTGCGGGCCACCCACGCCAGGTCCAGTTTCAGGCTGGTCAGGCACTGGCCCAGGTCATCGTGGATTTCGCGCGCAATCTGGCGCCGCTCCTCCTCGCGCACAATCTCCAGCCGCTCGGCCAGCGTGCGCAGTTGCTCGCGGGATTCCCGAATGGCCAGCTCGGCGCGTTTGCGCTCCGTGATGTCCAGCGCCAGCGAGAGCACGTGCGGCTCGCCGCCCAGGTCCACCGGCGCCGCCGACAGCAGGCAGTCAATCAGCCCCTGTTTGAGGCGCAACCGCACCTCCAGATTGCGCACCGTCCCGCCCCGGCGCAGCGGCTCGGTCATCCGCTCCCGCATCTCGGGGCTTTCATACAACCCCAGCTCCATGGTGCTCTTGCCAATGACCTCCTCGCGGCTCAGGCCCAGGCAGCGCAGGAAATAGTCATTGGCATTGACAATCAACCCGTCCCGCAGCCGCGTGACGAGCATGAGAATGGGACTGAGATGGAAGGCGCGGGAAAACCGCTCCTCGGAGCGCCGCAGCTCCTCCTCGGCCAGTTTGCGCTGGGTGATG
This region includes:
- a CDS encoding sulfatase; the protein is MNPARVTCWLLLLVGGIGSNAVLPLQAAPERPNFIFILVDDLGWTDAGCYGSRFYQTPHLDRLAREGMRFTQAYAACTVCSPTRAAILTGKYPARLHLTDWIAGHARPYARLKPPAWTKYLPAEELTLAEALKPLGYATASIGKWHLGGTNSYPEKHGFDFNLGGTDRGQPPSYFAPYKIATLPDGPAGEYLTDREAAEACRFIEQNRARPFFLYLPHHAVHTPLQAKREVQEQYLARIQPGSRQTNAAYAAMVQSVDDSVGRILDKLAELKLAERTLIFLTSDNGGLVPVTDNSPLRAGKGSAYEGGVRVIAIVKWPGVTPPGSVNDTPIISMDFYPTLLEIAGVPLRPGQRMDGESLVPLLRGTGRLQRTALFWHYPHYHPGGATPYGAIREGDFRLVEFFEDHRLELYDLKNDIGETQNLAAARPELAARLRARLAAWRQEVGAQMPLPNPDYAPDKDRFGAAPPAERRGGG
- a CDS encoding DNA-binding transcriptional regulator, with amino-acid sequence MHRFYRVLLLIESSRAAGRSLLRGIASFARHHGRWLCHWETGGLEKAWPHLRTFQADGIIMRDVDRVEEALEYRVPLVVVGHSRQEVPGVVNVVSDTETIGRLGAEHLLNCGLKHLAYYGLAGVPWSQERAASFARRVAAAGLAPEIYQTPPDTSSEEERRGLAQWLVKLPHPVGVMACNDDHGQQVIEAAKLAGLRLPDEVAVVGVDNDELVCELSAPPMSSVAVNFERAGYESAQLLDRLMRGQRPPTLRIVAQAVGVITRQSTDILAVQDARLAAALRFIRTHAHVPLSVAEVARAAGMSRRALEKQFRALLDRSIRREIARVRVERICRMLEETNQPISHIAEAMGFQGQEHFARYFRAEKGMTPLAYRRKFTRW